The following are from one region of the Carcharodon carcharias isolate sCarCar2 chromosome 27, sCarCar2.pri, whole genome shotgun sequence genome:
- the LOC121270266 gene encoding probable G-protein coupled receptor 139: MHGPVKGLFFAIYYPTLAAIGVPANLLGIVILARGRCALSRCITYYLLAIAVADFLVIITAVTLNRIGGIYFRLSVLSTTPACKLSAMLVFATWDVSVWLTVAFTFDRFVAICCHGLKTRYCTKETALLVIGLAYDWLDHILTPFLPFLLILLLNALTVRHILAASRTRRKLRGAESHGDQEMINRKRSIVLLFAISLSFLLLWVTYVGHFFYVRITGDAYFTGLDFNDPDYILQETTNMLHLLSSCNNVFIYAVAQNKFREELRKVMIYPFATLTSCFKR; encoded by the exons ATGCACGGACCGGTGAAAGGACTCTTCTTTGCCATTTACTATCCCACCCTCGCTGCTATTGGTGTCCCCG CTAACTTGCTGGGGATTGTAATACTAGCCCGAGGACGGTGCGCACTCTCCCGTTGCATCACCTACTACCTGTTGGCGATAGCGGTGGCCGACTTCCTGGTCATAATCACCGCCGTCACCCTCAACCGGATTGGTGGAATTTATTTCAGGCTCAGTGTCCTGTCCACTACACCTGCATGCAAGCTCAGCGCCATGCTGGTCTTTGCCACCTGGGATGTCTCAGTCTGGCTGACGGTCGCCTTCACCTTCGACCGTTTTGTGGCCATCTGCTGTCATGGCCTGAAGACAAGGTACTGCACCAAGGAAACTGCATTGCTAGTTATAGGATTG GCCTATGACTGGCTTGACCACATCTTAACTCCTTTCCTCCCGttcctcctcattctgctgctcaaCGCCCTGACCGTAAGGCACATCTTAGCGGCCAGCAGAACCCGCAGGAAGCTCCGGGGCGCCGAGAGTCACGGAGACCAGGAGATGATCAACCGCAAGAGATCCATTGTCCTGCTCTTCGCCATCTCCCTCAGCTTCCTCCTCCTGTGGGTCACCTATGTCGGACATTTCTTCTACGTGCGCATTACGGGTGACGCCTACTTCACTGGTCTGGATTTCAATGACCCAGATTACATCCTTCAAGAGACAACCAACATGCTGCACTTACTCAGCTCCTGCAACAACGTCTTCATCTATGCGGTGGCCCAGAACAAGTTCCGAGAGGAGCTGAGGAAAGTGATGATATATCCATTCGCCACCCTCACCAGCTGTTTCAAACggtaa